Proteins from one Flavobacteriales bacterium genomic window:
- a CDS encoding sterol desaturase family protein, with translation MEYYIKIFTDNFIGYYYYLLNEITFQTDPWYHNYFWWLVMVSLVFWGMELVKPWREKQSAIRRDFWLDAFYMFFNFFFFSLIGYAALSNVVVDLFNSFLGLFGIHNLVALEIATWAVPLQLLTMFVLRDFVQWNVHRLLHRVPFLWEFHKLHHSVKEMGFAAHLRYHWMETIVYRSIEYIPLAMIGFGIDDFFIVHMVALVIGHFNHANIHIPLGPLKYLFNNPQMHIWHHAKKLPNAYGVNFGLSLSVWDYLFGTAYIPESGRDVELGFDGDEEYPQDFIHQEISGFKKAE, from the coding sequence ATGGAATATTACATTAAGATTTTCACGGATAATTTTATCGGGTATTATTATTACCTGCTCAATGAAATTACATTTCAGACGGATCCCTGGTACCACAATTATTTTTGGTGGCTGGTAATGGTTTCTCTTGTTTTTTGGGGAATGGAACTGGTCAAGCCATGGCGGGAAAAGCAGTCGGCCATTCGCAGAGATTTTTGGCTGGATGCGTTCTACATGTTTTTTAACTTTTTCTTTTTCTCCCTTATCGGATATGCAGCATTAAGCAATGTGGTGGTGGATTTATTCAATTCCTTTTTGGGATTATTCGGAATTCATAACCTGGTTGCACTGGAAATTGCCACCTGGGCGGTTCCGCTTCAATTGTTAACCATGTTTGTGCTGCGCGATTTTGTGCAATGGAATGTGCATCGCCTGTTGCACCGCGTTCCCTTTTTGTGGGAGTTTCATAAACTGCATCACTCCGTGAAAGAAATGGGATTTGCTGCTCACTTGCGTTATCACTGGATGGAAACCATTGTCTATCGCTCCATCGAATACATTCCGCTGGCGATGATCGGATTTGGAATCGACGATTTTTTTATTGTTCACATGGTGGCGCTGGTAATCGGACATTTCAATCATGCCAACATCCATATTCCCTTGGGACCACTCAAATATCTTTTCAACAATCCCCAAATGCATATCTGGCATCATGCTAAAAAATTACCGAATGCCTATGGCGTAAATTTCGGTTTAAGTTTATCGGTTTGGGATTATCTCTTCGGTACGGCATACATTCCCGAATCGGGCAGAGATGTGGAGCTGGGCTTTGATGGCGATGAAGAATATCCGCAGGATTTTATTCACCAGGAAATTTCGGGATTTAAAAAAGCGGAATAA